A part of Oryctolagus cuniculus chromosome 4, mOryCun1.1, whole genome shotgun sequence genomic DNA contains:
- the SON gene encoding protein SON isoform X2 gives MAADIEQIFRSFVVSKFREIQQELSSGRSEGQLNGETNTPVEGNQAGDAAASARNLPNEEIVQKIEEVLSGVLDTELRCKPDLKEASRKSRCVSVQTDPTDEVPTKKSKKHKKHKNKKKKKKKEKEKKYKRQPEESESKPKSHNDGNIDLESDSFLKFDSESSAMALEPVRAFGLSETSESSAVLLEPPLVSMEVSEPHILETLKPATKTVELSVASTSVISEQSEQPVAGMLEPSTSKILDSFATAPVPATAVVPKSSEPVVTMSVEYQKSVLKSLENASTESSKMLVDPLGAKALEPPQTPGIASEAPAEVHPEPSTSTAMDFSESSATEVLSLPEQPVDVPSEMTESSVTRPQELMELPKTTALELPESSVASALELPGPPAISMPELQGPPVTPVLGLPGPSATPVPELPGPLSTPVPELPGPPVTPVPELPGPPVTPVPQLSQDLPGLPAPSMGLEPPQEVPEPPVMAQELPGLPAVSSAVELPGQPAVTVAMELTEQPVTTTELEHPVGMTTVEHPGHPEVTAATGLLGQPEATMVLELPGQPEATTALELPGQPSVTGVPELPGLPSATRALELSGQPVATGALELPGQLMATGALEFSGQSGAAGALELLGQPLATGVLELPGQPGAPELPGQPVATVALEISVQSVVTTSELSTMTVSQSLEVPSTTALESYNTVAQELPTTLVGETSVTVGVDPLLAQDSHMLASNTMEAHMLASNTMESQMLASNTMDSQMLASNTMDSQMLASSTMDSQMLASSTMDSQMLATSSMDSQMLATSTMDSQMLATSSMDSQMLATSSMDSQMLATSSMDSQMLATSSMDSQMLATSSMDSQMLATSSMDSQMLATSSMDSQMLASGTMDSQMLASGTMDAQMLASGTMDAQMLASSTQDSAMLGSKSPDPYRLAQDPYRLAQDPYRLGHDPYRLGHDAYRLGQDPYRLGHDPYRLTPDPYRMSPRPYRIAPRSYRIAPRPYRLAPRPLMLASRRSMMMSYAAERSMMSSYERSMMSYERSMMSPMAERSMMSAYERSMMSAYERSMMSPMAERSMMSAYERSMMSAYERSMMSPMADRSMMSMGADRSMMSSYSAADRSMMSSYSAADRSMMSSYTDRSMMSMAADSYTDTYTDTYTEAYMVPPLPPEEPPTMPPLPPEEPPMTPPLPPEEPPEGPALPAEDSALAAENTWPTEVPALPTEESVSQPEPPVSQSEISEPSAVPAHYSVSASESSVLTSEAVMTVPEPPLEPESSVTSTPRESAGVEQEVPERPVTETPMMSVEPAVLTAEPPVVSETAETLDSMRTSAHASELSVPLLEPAVTIPEPAENILELPAVAVSEAAAVAVQEPPAMVVAVPESPTTVVAVPESPAVAVLEPPPVAESEPQVVAVDPPAVIEPEHVTIPVSVSALEPTVPIVDPAVSVLQPAMIISEPSLSVQESTVTISESAVTISEQTEIISTEMVLESTPVILQSSVMSSSLVVKGMNLLSGDQSFAPEIGMQKIPLHSSEEPRAEGHLKSDSYESECSINTDLNTNNHLIAKEMEHSTVSAADTGPVGEIGEEKILPIKETEQCTVLDTNSGVNETDARGTLSSTGPLAVEPDAVETSKGTEYMTPSALGSVNKYDVDVSLTTQDTEHDMVISTSPSGGSEADIEGPLPAKDIHLDLASGNLSKDTEELLPVKESDQTLAVVVSPKESSGEDKEVPLPTKEIPDSGFPTNIEDINEADLVRPLLPKDMERLTSLRAGIEGPLLASEAERDKSAASPVVISIPERASESSSEEKDDYEIFVKVKDTHEKSKKKNRDKGEKEKKRDSSLRSRSKRSKSSEHKSRKRTSESRSRARKRSSKSKSHRSQTRSRSRSRRRRRSSRSRSKSRGRRSVSKEKRKRSPKHRSKSRERKRKRSSSRDNRKAVRARSRTPSRRSRSHTPSRRRRSRSVGRRRSFSVSPSRRSRTPSRRSRTPSRRSRTPSRRSRTPSRRSRTPSRRSRTPSRRSRTPSRRRRSRSVVRRRSFSISPVRLRRSRTPLRRRFSRSPIRRKRSRSSERGRSPKRLTDLDKAQLLEIAKANAAAMCAKAGVPLPPNLKPAPPPTIEEKVAKKSGGATIEELTEKCKQIAQSKEDDDVIVNKPHVSDEEEEEPPFYHHPFKLSEPKPIFFNLNIAAAKPTPPKSQVTLTKEFPVSSGSQHRKKEADSVYGEWVPVEKNGEENKDDDNVFSSNLPSEPVDISTAMSERALAQKRLSENAFDLEAMSMLNRAQERIDAWAQLNSIPGQFTGSTGVQVLTQEQLANTGAQAWIKKDQFLRAAPVTGGMGAVLMRKMGWREGEGLGKNKEGNKEPILVDFKTDRKGLVAVGERAQKRSGNFSAAMKDLSGKHPVSALMEICNKRRWQPPEFLLVHDSGPDHRKHFLFRVLRNGSPYQPNCMFFLNRY, from the exons ATGGCGGCCGACATCGAGCAGATTTTTAGGTCTTTCGTGGTCAGTAAATTCCGGGAAATCCAACAGGAGCTTTCCAG TGGAAGGAGTGAAGGCCAGCTAAATGGTGAAACAAATACACCTGTTGAAGGAAACCAGGCAGGTGATGCAGCTGCCTCTGCCAGGAATCTCCCAAATGAAGAAATAGTGCAGAAGATAGAAGAAGTCCTTTCTGGGGTCCTAGATACAGAACTACGATGTAAGCCAG aCTTGAAAGAGGCCTCCAGAAAAAGTAGATGTGTGTCTGTGCAGACAGATCCTACTGATGAAGTTCCCACCAAAAAATCAAAGAAGcataaaaagcacaaaaataaaaagaagaaaaagaagaaagaaaaggaaaaaaaatataaaagacagCCAGAAGAATCTGAATCAAAGCCGAAATCTCATAATGATGGGAACATAGATTTAGAATCAGAttcctttttaaagtttgattCTGAATCTTCAGCAATGGCACTGGAACCTGTGAGAGCATTTGGGCTATCTGAGACCAGTGAATCATCTGCAGTTTTGTTAGAACCTCCTTTAGTATCAATGGAGGTGTCAGAGCCGCACATCTTAGAAACTCTAAAGCCAGCTACAAAAACTGTAGAACTGTCAGTTGCATCAACATCAGTAATCTCAGAGCAGTCCGAGCAGCCTGTGGCAGGAATGCTGGAACCGTCCACATCAAAGATTCTGGATTCCTTTGCAACAGCACCAGTGCCTGCTACAGCAGTAGTGCCGAAGTCATCTGAGCCAGTTGTCACAATGTCAGTGGAGTATCAGAAGTCTGTGCTGAAATCTTTGGAGAATGCATCTACAGAGTCATCAAAGATGCTGGTAGACCCTCTAGGAGCAAAAGCCCTAGAGCCACCACAAACCCCTGGCATAGCATCTGAAGCACCTGCTGAGGTGCACCCTGAGCCAAGCACATCAACAGCAATGGATTTTTCAGAGTCATCTGCAACTGAAGTGCTTAGCTTGCCAGAGCAGCCTGTAGACGTACCATCGGAGATGACAGAGTCATCCGTGACAAGACCACAGGAGTTGATGGAGCTGCCTAAGACCACGGCGTTGGAGTTGCCGGAGTCGTCGGTGGCCTCAGCGCTGGAGTTGCCGGGGCCACCTGCGATCTCCATGCCGGAGTTGCAGGGGCCCCCTGTGACTCCAGTGCTGGGGTTACCTGGGCCCTCTGCTACCCCGGTGCCAGAGTTACCAGGGCCCCTCTCTACCCCAGTGCCTGAGTTGCCAGGGCCCCCTGTGACACCAGTGCCCGAGTTGCCGGGGCCCCCTGTGACACCAGTGCCACAGCTGTCACAGGACTTGCCAGGGCTTCCAGCACCATCTATGGGGTTGGAGCCACCACAGGAGGTACCAGAGCCACCTGTGATGGCACAGGAGTTGCCagggctgcctgcagtgtcatcCGCAGTAGAATTGCCAGGGCAGCCTGCCGTAACAGTAGCAATGGAGTTGACCGAACAACCTGTGACGACGACAGAGTTGGAGCATCCTGTGGGGATGACAACGGTGGAACATCCTGGGCATCCTGAGGTGACAGCAGCAACAGGGTTGCTGGGGCAGCCTGAGGCAACAATGGTGCTGGAGTTGCCAGGACAACCAGAGGCAACTACAGCCCTGGAGTTGCCTGGGCAGCCTTCAGTGACTGGGGTGCCGGAGTTGCCAGGGCTGCCTTCGGCAACTAGGGCACTGGAGTTGTCAGGGCAGCCTGTGGCAACTGGGGCACTTGAGTTGCCTGGGCAGCTCATGGCAACTGGGGCACTGGAGTTCTCGGGGCAGTCTGGGGCAGCTGGAGCACTGGAGCTTTTGGGGCAGCCTCTGGCAACAGGGGTGCTGGAGTTGCCAGGGCAGCCTGGGGCGCCAGAGTTGCCTGGGCAGCCTGTGGCAACTGTGGCGCTTGAGATCTCTGTTCAGTCTGTGGTGACAACGTCGGAGCTGTCAACGATGACCGTGTCGCAGTCCCTGGAGGTGCCCTCGACGACAGCGCTGGAATCCTATAATACGGTAGCACAGGAGCTGCCTACTACATTAGTGGGGGAGACTTCTGTAACAGTAGGAGTGGATCCCTTGTTGGCCCAAGATTCCCATATGTTAGCTTCTAACACCATGGAGGCCCATATGTTAGCATCCAACACCATGGAATCCCAAATGCTAGCGTCCAATACCATGGACTCCCAGATGCTAGCATCCAACACCATGGACTCCCAGATGCTAGCCTCTAGCACCATGGACTCCCAGATGTTAGCCTCTAGCACTATGGACTCCCAGATGTTAGCCACTAGCTCCATGGACTCCCAGATGCTAGCTACTAGCACTATGGACTCCCAGATGTTAGCAACCAGCTCCATGGACTCCCAGATGTTAGCAACCAGCTCCATGGACTCCCAGATGTTAGCAACCAGCTCCATGGACTCCCAGATGTTAGCAACCAGCTCCATGGACTCCCAGATGTTAGCAACCAGCTCCATGGACTCCCAGATGTTAGCAACCAGCTCTATGGATTCCCAGATGTTAGCAACCAGCTCTATGGATTCCCAGATGTTAGCATCTGGCACTATGGATTCTCAGATGTTAGCTTCCGGCACCATGGACGCTCAGATGTTAGCATCTGGTACCATGGATGCCCAGATGTTAGCATCTAGTACCCAAGATTCTGCTATGTTGGGTTCAAAATCTCCTGATCCCTATAGGTTAGCACAGGATCCTTACAGATTAGCTCAAGATCCCTATAGGTTGGGTCATGACCCTTACAGGTTAGGTCATGATGCTTACAGGTTAGGACAAGATCCCTATAGATTAGGGCATGATCCATATAGACTAACTCCTGATCCCTATAGGATGTCACCTAGACCCTATAGAATAGCTCCCAGGTCTTATAGAATAGCACCTAGACCATACAGGTTAGCACCTAGACCCTTGATGTTGGCATCTAGACGGTCTATGATGATGTCCTATGCTGCAGAACGTTCCATGATGTCATCTTACGAACGCTCTATGATGTCTTACGAGCGCTCCATGATGTCACCTATGGCTGAGCGATCTATGATGTCAGCCTATGAGCGCTCTATGATGTCAGCTTATGAGCGCTCTATGATGTCTCCTATGGCTGAACGCTCTATGATGTCAGCTTATGAACGCTCTATGATGTCCGCTTATGAGCGTTCCATGATGTCCCCGATGGCTGATCGATCTATGATGTCCATGGGTGCGGACCGGTCCATGATGTCGTCGTACTCTGCTGCTGACCGATCTATGATGTCATCGTACTCTGCAGCTGACCGATCTATGATGTCATCTTACACTGACCGTTCAATGATGTCTATGGCAGCTGATTCTTACACTGATACTTATACTGATACATATACAGAGGCATATATGGTGCCACCTTTGCCTCCTGAAGAGCCTCCAACAATGCCACCATTGCCACCTGAGGAGCCACCAATGACACCACCATTGCCTCCTGAGGAACCACCAGAGGGTCCAGCATTACCTGCTGAGGACTCAGCATTAGCAGCTGAAAATACATGGCCTACAGAGGTGCCAGCATTACCTACTGAAGAGTCTGTGTCACAGCCTGAGCCTCCTGTGAGTCAGAGTGAGATCTCAGAGCCTTCAGCGGTCCCTGCTCATTATTCAGTGTCAGCATCAGAGTCCTCAGTGTTAACATCAGAGGCTGTCATGACTGTTCCAGAACCACCACTGGAGCCAGAGTCTTCAGTTACATCCACACCTAGAGAGTCTGCTGGAGTAGAACAGGAAGTTCCAGAGAGACCAGTGACTGAAACTCCCATGATGTCAGTGGAACCAGCTGTGTTAACAGCAGAGCCTCCTGTTGTATCCGAGACAGCAGAAACATTAGATTCCATGAGAACCTCAGCACATGCCTCAGAATTATCTGTGCCCTTGTTGGAGCCAGCAGTAACTATACCAGAACCAGCAGAGAACATTCTGGAGTTACCAGCCGTGGCTGTCTCAGAGGCTGCAGCGGTGGCTGTCCAGGAGCCTCCTGCCATGGTTGTGGCTGTCCCAGAGTCTCCTACCACGGTTGTGGCTGTCCCAGAATCTCCAGCTGTGGCTGTCTTGGAGCCGCCTCCTGTGGCTGAATCAGAACCGCAGGTTGTAGCTGTCGACCCTCCAGCTGTGATTGAGCCAGAGCATGTCACCATTCCAGTGTCAGTTTCTGCCCTGGAGCCTACTGTGCCTATTGTGGACCCGGCAGTGTCAGTCCTTCAACCTGCTATGATTATTTCAGAACCATCTCTTTCTGTCCAAGAATCCACTGTGACAATTTCAGAATCTGCTGTCACTATTTCAGAGCAGACGGAAATAATATCGACCGAGATGGTTTTAGAGTCTACACCAGTAATATTGCAGTCTAGTGTTATGTCTTCATCACTTGTTGTGAAAGGGATGAATTTACTTTCTGGTGATCAAAGTTTTGCTCCGGAGATTGGCATGCAGAAGATCCCATTGCATTCAAGTGAAGAGCCGCGTGCTGAAGGACACCTGAAAAGTGACTCTTACGAAAGTGAATGTAGTATAAATACAGACCTTAATACAAATAATCACTTAATTGCTAAAGAGATGGAACATAGTACAGTGTCTGCTGCTGACACTGGTCCTGTTGGTGAAATTGGTGAAGAGAAAATTTTGCCCATCAAGGAGACTGAACAATGTACAGTATTGGATACTAACTCTGGTGTTAATGAAACTGATGCAAGAGGAACTCTGTCTTCTACTGGTCCTTTGGCTGTGGAACCTGACGCAGTGGAAACTAGTAAGGGTACTGAATATATGACACCATCTGCTCTCGGTTCAGTTAATAAGTATGATGTTGATGTATCTTTAACTACTCAAGATACTGAGCATGACATGGTCATTTCCACGAGCCCCAGTGGTGGTAGTGAAGCTGACATAGAGGGACCTTTGCCTGCTAAAGACATTCATCTTGATTTAGCATCTGGTAATCTTAGTAAAGATACAGAAGAACTGTTACCTGTAAAAGAGAGCGACCAGACATTAGCAGTTGTTGTCAGCCCTAAAGAAAGTAGTGGGGAAGATAAAGAGGTACCTCTCCCTACTAAAGAGATACCTGATTCAGGATTTCCTACAAATATTGAGGATATTAATGAAGCAGATTTGGTGAGACCATTACTTCCCAAGGACATGGAACGTCTTACAAGCCTTAGAGCTGGCATTGAAGGACCTTTACTTGCAAGTGAGGCTGAACGTGACAAATCTGCTGCCAGTCCAGTTGTAATTAGTATACCAGAAAGAGCTTCGGAGTCATCTTCAGAAGAAAAAGATGATTATGAGATTTTTGTTAAAGTTAAGGACACACatgagaaaagcaagaaaaagaaccGTGACAAaggtgaaaaagagaaaaaaagagattcttCATTAAGATCTCGGAGTAAACGTTCCAAATCATCTGAACATAAATCACGCAAGCGTACTAGTGAATCTCGTTCTAGGGCAAGGAAGAGGTCTTCTAAGTCCAAGTCTCATCGATCTCAAACACGTTCACGGTCACGGTCAAGacgcaggaggaggagcagcaggtctAGATCAAAGTCTAGAGGAAGGCGATCTGTATCAAAAGAAAAGCGCAAAAGGTCTCCAAAGCACAGATCTAAATccagggaaaggaaaagaaaaagatcaaGCTCAAGGGACAACCGGAAAGCAGTCCGAGCTCGAAGTCGCACTCCAAGTCGCAGGAGTCGCAGTCACACTCCGAGCCGTAGGAGGAGGTCTAGATCCGTGGGTAGAAGAAGGAGTTTCAGTGTTTCCCCCAGTAGACGGAGCCGCACCCCCAGCCGACGGAGCCGCACCCCCAGCCGAAGGAGCCGCACCCCCAGCCGACGGAGTCGCACCCCCAGCCGACGGAGCCGCACCCCCAGCCGACGGAGCCGTACCCCCAGCCGACGGAGCCGCACTCCTAGCCGTCGAAGAAGATCTAGGTCTGTGGTGAGAAGACGAAGCTTCAGTATATCACCAGTCAGATTAAGGCGATCAAGAACGCCTCTGAGAAGAAGGTTTAGTAGATCTCCTATCCGTCGTAAAAGGTCCAGGTCTTCTGAAAGGGGCAGATCACCCAAACGTCTAACAGATTTGG ATAAGGCTCAATTACTTGAAATAGCCAAAGCTAATGCAGCTGCCATGTGTGCTAAGGCTGGTGTTCCTTTACCGCCAAACCTAAAGCCTGCACCTCCACCTACAATAGAAGAGAAAGTTGCTAAAAAGTCAGGAGGAGCTACTATAGAAGAACTAACTGAG aaatgcaaacagaTTGCACAGAGTAAAGAAGATGATGATGTAATAGTGAACAAACCTCATGTTTCggatgaagaggaagaagaaccTCCTTTTTATCATCATCCCTTTAAGCTCAGTGAACCCAAACCCATTTTTTTCAATCTGAAT ATTGCTGCAGCAAAACCAACTCCACCAAAAAGCCAAGTAACATTAACTAAAGAATTTCCCGTTTCATCTGGATCTCAACATcgaaagaaagaagcagacagTGTTTATGGAGAGTGGGTTCCTGTAGAGAAGAATGGTGAAGAAAACAAAGATGATGATAATGTTTTCAGCAGCAATTTGCCCTCAGAG ccTGTGGACATCTCTACAGCAATGAGTGAACGGGCACTTGCTCAGAAAAGACTCAGTGAGAATGCATTTGACCTTGAAGCCATGAGCATGTTAAACCGAGCTCAGGAAAGG ATTGATGCCTGGGCTCAGCTGAACTCTATTCCTGGCCAGTTCACAGGAAGTACAGGAGTACAGGTTCTGACACAAGAACAGTTGGCTAATACTGGTGCCCAAGCCTGGATTAAAAAG GATCAGTTCTTAAGAGCAGCCCCAGTAACTGGAGGAATGGGAGCCGTTCTGATGAGAAAAATGGgctggagagaaggagaaggattaggaaaaaacaaagaaggaaataagGAGCCTATCCTAGTTGATTTTAAGACAGATCGTAAAG